The DNA segment CACAACGAACTTGCACAACAATATCTAAATAAAATAAGCGTTTCTGACGAAAAGAAGAAACCATTTATCGAACTTGCTAATTACTTATTACGAAGAGAAAGCTAAAAAAATTAGTGACTTTTCTTTTGCAATCTTTTAGATCACTTAAAAATAAAACATTTATGAATTTTGTGGTTTAAATTATTGCTATTCTTTATCACAGTGCCACGTCATCAAATAAACCAATGAAATTTAGGACTGAAGTAGAAATTCCATATTCTGAAACAAAAATTGAAATTGAAGACCAAATCTTTTCAATAGGTTCCTGCTTTGCTACAGAAATGACAGATTTACTAAAAAACGGACAACTACAAACCTATAATAATCCTTTCGGAACGCTTTTCAATCCTTTTTCTATCAATCATTCAATTAAGAAATTGCATGATGCTCACTTATATGAAGAAGCGGATCTAATAAGTTACGATGAAGAAGTGATTTCTTTAGATCATCACACTTCTTTTAATACTAGGTTTGTTCACCAGACTCTAGAAAAGATCAATTCGCAAATAGAAATTGGTAATAGATTCTTACAAAACACGAAATGGGTGCTAATAACCTATGGCACTTCTTTCATCTATGAATTTCTTCCAAAGAAGAAACTCGTTGCCAACTGTCATAAAATTCCCGGAAAATATTTCGAAAAGAGATTGTTGACCAATTTAGAATTAACGGATTCAATTTATGAAACCATTGTAAATCTTAAAGATATTGCGCAAGAGAATGTGCATATTTTATTTACCGTTTCACCCGTACGGCATACGAAAGATGGCATGGTAGCTAATAATCTAAGCAAATCAAAGTTGATCACAGCACTTCATGAGATCTTACCTCAATTTGAAAACTGCCATTATCTTCCCGCTTATGAGATCTTAATGGATGATTTACGCGATTATCGGTTTTATAAAGAAGATTTAATTCATCCTAATAAACAGGCGATTAATTACATTTGGGAAAAGTTTGGAAATGCTTATTTCTCAGACGATACAATGGATTTTATTGAAGAGAATTTAAGAATATTAAAATCTTTAGACCATAAAACGGCAGATGAAAAGAATCCAAAATATCAGGAATTTGTAGGGAAGTTGAACACAAAAATTTTGATGCAGCAAGCCAAAGTGAAACATAAAATATTTTAAAATAATTTGGGCAGCTTTTTCCATCTTCCGTTCCCGCTTTTTTGTTTCGCTTTGCTGCACAAAAAGAGCTCCACTCAAGCTGGGCTGCAGCGGGGATTTCAATAGAGGTGCCAATTTGTTAATCTAAAATCTATTTTCTAATACCTATAAACTCCAACAAAAATGATCGATACCCATACGCATTTATATTCTGAAGAATTTGATGAAGATCGAAAGGAAATGATCGAAAGAGCCATCAGTAAAGGTGTTTCTAAATTTTATCTTCCTGCAATTAATTCAGAAACTCACGAGAAAATGCTTGCTCTAGAGGGTGAGTATCCAAATCAGATAATCTCCATGATGGGACTTCATCCATGTTATGTAAAACACGATACTTGGGAAGAAGAACTTAAGTTAGTTGAAAACTATTTAAATCAAAAACCATTTTCTGCTATTGGTGAGATTGGTATCGATTTATATTGGGATCAATCAACTTTAGATATACAGGTAAAAGCCTTTGAACGGCAAATCGATTGGGCGATTGAAAGAGATTTACCAATTGTGATCCATACCAGATCAAGTTTTGATGAAGTTTTTGAAGTTTTAGATCGTAAGAAACATCCCAAATTAAGAGGAATATTCCATTGTTTTTCTGGAGATGTGGACCAGGCAAAACGTGCTATTGATCTCCAATTTATTTTGGGAATTGGTGGAGTAGTTACTTTTAAAAATGGAAAAATAGACCAGTTCCTGAAAGAAATTCCTTTAGATAAGATCGTTTTAGAAACAGATTCTCCGTATTTAGCACCAGTTCCACACCGCGGGAAAAGAAACGAAAGTTCTTATTTGGATTTGGTGGTTGGGAAACTTGTAAATATCTATAACAGAGACTTTGAAGAAATAGACCGAATTACAACCGAAAACGCAGAACGGTTATTTGGCTCGTTAACGTCGAAATGATAAATATTACTGGGATCATCTATCTGTTAAAGTAACAAAAAAGCAGTCTTGTCAATTAATGACAAGACTGCTTTTTTATTTTAGAAAGATTTTCAATTATCTGTTTCTAGTAAAATTGCTCTTATTATTGGGCTTCTTACTGTGACTGTTATTTGAATTGCCTTGTCCTTGTCCCTGCGGTCTTGGTCTGAAAGGCTTATTGTTAGAATCTCTTTTTTCAGCGACTAAGCTGTCTGTATGGAATGGATGTTCTCTTTCAACTGGAATTTTTTTACCAATTAATTTCTCTGTATTTTTTAGATTCAATAGATCTAAACCATCAACAAAAGAGATAGAACTTCCTTCTGAGCCCGCTCGTCCTGTTCTTCCAATTCGGTGAACATACGTTTCAGAAACATCAGACAGTTCGAAATTTACCACATATTTCAACTCATCAATGTCAATTCCTCTTGCTGCAATATCTGTTGCCACCAAGATTCTCGTTTTCCCAGACTTGAAGTTGGAAAGTGCGTTTTGTCTTTGATTCTGTGATTTATTTCCGTGAATGGCTTCGGCGGAAATTTTATGACTCTGTAATTTTCTGGCGATTTTATCTGCGCCATGTTTTGTACGTGAAAATACCAAAACAGATTCCTTAATATCTTTTTGTAAAATATGGGTTAGCAAATCCAATTTGTCGTCTTTTTCAACAAAATAAACTTTCTGCTGAATCGTATCTGCAGTCGCAGAAACCGGAGCAACTTCAACCTTAATAGGATTTGTGAGCATAGAACTCGCCAGTTTATTAATTTCCTCAGGGAAAGTTGCCGAGAAGAACAGAGTCTGTCTCTTTGGTGGAAGTAATTTAATAATTCTCTTCACATCATGAACAAATCCCATATCGAGCATTCTGTCCGCTTCGTCTAAAACGAAAACTTCTAAATGTTTTAAGGAAATAATTCCTTGGGAAATAAAATCTAGTAATCGTCCTGGAGTTGCTACTAAAATATCAACGCCTCTTCTTAAAGCGTTTTCTTGTGCAGCTTGTTTTACGCCTCCAAAAACGACTAGATTTCTTAATCTTAGATGTCTTCCGTACGATTTGAAACTTTCATCAATCTGAATGGCTAATTCTCTGGTTGGAGTAAGAATTAACACTTTGATGTTGTTGTTTTTAACGTTTTTAACTGCTAAATTTTGAAGAATAGGAATCGCAAATGCTGCGGTCTTTCCTGTTCCTGTTTGGGCGGTTCCCAGTAAATCTCTGCCTTGTAAAATATGAGGAATAGATTTTTGTTGAATGGGCGTTGGTTGGGTGTATCCCTCTTCCTTAAGCGCTTTTGCGATAGGATCAATTAAGTTTAGGTCGGTAAAATTCAAATGAAATGTTTTTAATTAAAATGAAACTCGTGTCATTCTATAGTATATGAAACGAAGAAAATGAAGTAAAAAAAACTTTAAGGGTTTTCAGTGCCGCAGGAAAGCGGATTCATCTAGAATGACTACGTTCATAAAAAAACCTTCCGCGAAGAAGGAATTTAGTTTTGCAAATATAGTTTAATTATTTTTAGTAATTATTTAATCTTGGTCCAATTCTGATTTGTTTTTAAACTGTCAAAAAATTGATATAGCTTTTCTAAGCCCTTGGTTCCATGTTTTCCATAATCTTGAATTTTTTTCACCGTTCCATCTTGATAAGTAATGATTAAATTGGAACTGGGTAAATCAGATACATTTTTATTTCCGTAATAATCCTTCAGATCTTTTGGATTTTGGGAGTCTAATAACTCAACCAGTTGACGGTAATTTTCCGGTTTTAGAGTACCTTTAAAAGTACCTTCACTCTCTTCCGAATTTGCATCGCGCGAGAAATTGAATCGTTCTGCTTCAAATAATGCAGTGCGATCAGAGTCAATAGTCATTTTATAAATTGGACAAAAACCAAAACAAGCCCCAGCTGAATATTCTATCTTAGAATATTTTGAGGCATTTTGTGTGGTAGAACAAGAAATCATGAATGTGAATACGAGGAGACTGAGTAAATATTTCATATGGATAATTTTAAGGTATATTCCAATTATTGTTCCAAAAAAAATAGATCTACCAAAGGCAAATCTATAATGTATTATTTCGTGATTAATTCTTACCCGTGTAATTTCTTCCAAATTGCATCTTTCAATTCCACTAATCCTTCTTGCGTCACGGCAGAGAAGAAGATGGGTTGTCTGTTTTCAGGAAATTCTTTGGCAACTTCTGCCTTTAATTCGTCATCCAATAAATCTGCTTTGGAGACCGAAATAATGTAATCTTTATCTACTAATTCAGGATTGTATTCCTTTAATTCATTTTCTAAGATCTTAAACTCCTGAAAGTGATCCTCTGAATCTGCAGGTATTAAGAATAATAAAATAGAGTTTCTTTCAATATGTCTTAAGAATCGATGTCCCAAACCTTTACCCTCCGCAGCTCCTTCAATGATTCCTGGAATATCTGCCATTACAAAAGATTTGTAATTTCGATAATCTACGATTCCTAAATTCGGTGTCAATGTTGTAAAGGCATAATCAGCGATTTTAGGCTTCGCCGCAGAAACGGCAGCTAATAAAGTAGATTTTCCTGCATTTGGAAATCCAACTAAACCAACATCTGCAAGAAGTTTTAACTCAAAGGTAATATATCCTTCTTCACCTTGGAGTCCAGGTTGTGCATATCTTGGAGTTTGATTAGTAGAAGACTTAAAATGCTCATTACCTTTACCACCTTTGCCACCATGTTTAAGAATGATTTCCTGGCCATGTTCCAGAATTTCTGCAACAATTTCTCCTTCTTCGTTCTTGGCAATGGTTCCTAAGGGAACTTCAATATATACATCTGCACCATAAGCACCGGTTAATTGGTTTTTACTTCCATTTACTCCGCGTTCTGCTTTAATATGTCTTGTATATCTCAGTGGAAGTAAAGTCCACTCGTGAGAATTTCCTTTTAAAATTACGTGACCTCCACGTCCACCGTCGCCACCATCGGGACCACCCTTGGGAACATATTTCTCACGGTTAAGATGCGCTGAACCTGCACCTCCATGACCACTCTTACAATGGATTTTTACGTAATCTACGAAATTTGACATATTTATTTTGGTTGTCGGTTTTAGGATTTAGGTCGTAGTTTTTAGGTTGTTGCTATTTTCATGCTTATAAGTAGATTTAAATCATATTAATTTAAACTATAAACTACCACCTATAACCTATTACCTATTTAATTTTTTCTACTTCCGCAAAAAGTTTTTCAGAGATTTCGTCGATAGCGCCAACTCCGTTTACTTCTACATATTTTCCCTGTTGTTTGTACAACTCGGCTACTTCTGCAGTTTTTGCGTAATATTCTTTGATTCTATTGGTGATGATATCGTGGTTAGAATCATCTGTTCTGCCACTTGTCTCACCTCTTTTTAACAGTCTTTCTACTAATATTTCATCTTCTACAACTAAAGAAAGGCAGATATTAATATCACTGTTTAAAATTTCTTTAACAATCTGTTCTAATGCTTCAGTTTGATTTGCTGTTCTTGGAAATCCGTCAAAGATATACCCTTTTGCGTCACTAGGTTTTTTTAGTTCATCAGTTAGCATGTCAA comes from the Chryseobacterium sp. SNU WT5 genome and includes:
- a CDS encoding DEAD/DEAH box helicase: MNFTDLNLIDPIAKALKEEGYTQPTPIQQKSIPHILQGRDLLGTAQTGTGKTAAFAIPILQNLAVKNVKNNNIKVLILTPTRELAIQIDESFKSYGRHLRLRNLVVFGGVKQAAQENALRRGVDILVATPGRLLDFISQGIISLKHLEVFVLDEADRMLDMGFVHDVKRIIKLLPPKRQTLFFSATFPEEINKLASSMLTNPIKVEVAPVSATADTIQQKVYFVEKDDKLDLLTHILQKDIKESVLVFSRTKHGADKIARKLQSHKISAEAIHGNKSQNQRQNALSNFKSGKTRILVATDIAARGIDIDELKYVVNFELSDVSETYVHRIGRTGRAGSEGSSISFVDGLDLLNLKNTEKLIGKKIPVEREHPFHTDSLVAEKRDSNNKPFRPRPQGQGQGNSNNSHSKKPNNKSNFTRNR
- a CDS encoding DUF6438 domain-containing protein — translated: MKYLLSLLVFTFMISCSTTQNASKYSKIEYSAGACFGFCPIYKMTIDSDRTALFEAERFNFSRDANSEESEGTFKGTLKPENYRQLVELLDSQNPKDLKDYYGNKNVSDLPSSNLIITYQDGTVKKIQDYGKHGTKGLEKLYQFFDSLKTNQNWTKIK
- a CDS encoding adenylate kinase produces the protein MINIVLFGPPGSGKGTQAQNLIEKFNLKQISTGDLFRYNMKNDTELGKLAKSYIDKGELVPDQVTIDMLTDELKKPSDAKGYIFDGFPRTANQTEALEQIVKEILNSDINICLSLVVEDEILVERLLKRGETSGRTDDSNHDIITNRIKEYYAKTAEVAELYKQQGKYVEVNGVGAIDEISEKLFAEVEKIK
- the obgE gene encoding GTPase ObgE, which gives rise to MSNFVDYVKIHCKSGHGGAGSAHLNREKYVPKGGPDGGDGGRGGHVILKGNSHEWTLLPLRYTRHIKAERGVNGSKNQLTGAYGADVYIEVPLGTIAKNEEGEIVAEILEHGQEIILKHGGKGGKGNEHFKSSTNQTPRYAQPGLQGEEGYITFELKLLADVGLVGFPNAGKSTLLAAVSAAKPKIADYAFTTLTPNLGIVDYRNYKSFVMADIPGIIEGAAEGKGLGHRFLRHIERNSILLFLIPADSEDHFQEFKILENELKEYNPELVDKDYIISVSKADLLDDELKAEVAKEFPENRQPIFFSAVTQEGLVELKDAIWKKLHG
- a CDS encoding TatD family hydrolase, with product MIDTHTHLYSEEFDEDRKEMIERAISKGVSKFYLPAINSETHEKMLALEGEYPNQIISMMGLHPCYVKHDTWEEELKLVENYLNQKPFSAIGEIGIDLYWDQSTLDIQVKAFERQIDWAIERDLPIVIHTRSSFDEVFEVLDRKKHPKLRGIFHCFSGDVDQAKRAIDLQFILGIGGVVTFKNGKIDQFLKEIPLDKIVLETDSPYLAPVPHRGKRNESSYLDLVVGKLVNIYNRDFEEIDRITTENAERLFGSLTSK
- a CDS encoding GSCFA domain-containing protein, with translation MKFRTEVEIPYSETKIEIEDQIFSIGSCFATEMTDLLKNGQLQTYNNPFGTLFNPFSINHSIKKLHDAHLYEEADLISYDEEVISLDHHTSFNTRFVHQTLEKINSQIEIGNRFLQNTKWVLITYGTSFIYEFLPKKKLVANCHKIPGKYFEKRLLTNLELTDSIYETIVNLKDIAQENVHILFTVSPVRHTKDGMVANNLSKSKLITALHEILPQFENCHYLPAYEILMDDLRDYRFYKEDLIHPNKQAINYIWEKFGNAYFSDDTMDFIEENLRILKSLDHKTADEKNPKYQEFVGKLNTKILMQQAKVKHKIF